aaccactgctagtgggaaatcagatgatcccattaaattgggtgatgatttaaagtaccaggaattgacggaacgagttgaaaaactggatacatctgttgtagaaatcaaagaaatgctgcaacagttgttaacagttcaaatggtaccatccactgctgttccacctcaagcacctgctccaccaccagcagatgttacaaatgagctctggaatctttttcaaccatttctccaccaacaacaccagatggctgagcagcaacatgaaaaacatgttcaagagctcaaaaaTACAATGGAGACTAGGTTCAAGGATACAAAAGATGACATCAAGGCTATCAAGGCCCATCTGTtggcaaccactggcactgctcctccaacagttctgtTTATTGATGAAATCCCCATAAATAATGCAAAAatgggggagaaaattaaggagtggacaaggaaagggattgataatgggttgtatcttgatccagaaaaggatgcaatgctcagaAACATACCCTTGTCAAATGGAAGCAAAAAgtttgatgttacccagaatgcacttgatgaaggtgtcataagtgtaaaaagggatagagcggcaaaggatttatcaaggtggaatgaggagaagagagctttcatgaagctgtatgcgcagggttgttctggtgaaaaggatgatcaaaatcctgttccaaaaagaaatctcactagaaaagtaaggaaacccaaatccacaccatccagtcttccaaagcatacttcaaaaccactatccaaaagccaccaacatcaaacctccacccaaacagctgctgcaacctctGTTGTACCAACATATGCTgatacttcagttgtttcaacatctgctctcacttcaacacacaccacttccaccgccttatcaccaccaaaaacaacatctccaccatcacttgctgccataaagcagaagacagcagatgttataacatctgttgtaatgacaacagtagttgaaacaccacttgtttcaacagctgtttctcagtcacaaaccactgccactgcTCCATcaaaaacatcatctgcctctcctaaaataaaaaggagaagggttatcatacccgatgatgattctccatcaccaccaccaacagcttcaaaatcccaagcacttgtcacaattctgaaacccattcctctctcttcagctcaaaaccaaaagccattacctcctgcagggGTTTTATTTCCTTTGTaactcatagcagttagggaagagatcaaatctttctattataaggatgaccctgccaaaaggagtttgccatcaattgaaggatatcccaggccaaataatattgaagtatatttgaaaatcaaggccaagcaggCAGAAGATATCTCAATCAAAAATATACatgggaaatctgatagagaattccaacaaaactatcagtttctactcacacagGTCAGATCTATGGAGCAGTTCGCCAAAAATGTAtctcaacaaatttctgaaagggcagatgagtccctgagaaaagactacactgaaaatatcatgacctacaagaaatacaagggggagaaacatatgtacaaaaactggaccattcctgagcttgaaaaggaagtagccaggattcatgaaatgatcaaaaataaggtcaagcagactccccctgaaaaattcaaacagtttgaagctgacaaagccttagagttgaagagaatgaaagaggagttgatagttgctgaatatgggtcaaggaattctgtgtcaaagtggggagaagctagggtcaaggccacctataaaaggttggaggaacttaggaagaaagatccaacagctccacaaaaacctgactactccaaagcagaggtctcaaaacgaccaccaaagctgcaagccaaAAGAACCACAGCTCctactggtgctgccatctacaaaagaatgAGTCAAAACCAGTttggtgctgaaacagttcaagatctaattgctggaagtgaccttgtaaaagagggcattatgttaatgatgaaagaagaatctgaactggaacaatATGCAAGTACTGCTCAACCTgtcatgaataggccagcatcacctAATACCTcttcaaataaaaatctcccaagaaacccaccaggctcaaaagtactaaagtggaaaactgataaacagacccacgtactgacagtgttcaagtctattggagaagtgaagaaattaacaagggaacaagctcttggcctgagtcttgaagatttgcaggatctccttgatcttccacttagcagggatgatgatgatacagatgccttaacctttaaattacaactcaaagggcaaataagggaactgctgatgaggcaataaagatctaccaataatgaagagttttggcattatctgttccaggggagattgttgggatttaaccctgccaaaggaacagataatgaaagccaaaactggatcagagcagtggatccagaataagcagttGTTTGGTTGAacgtctctccccttgaaagtggtttcaacatctgctgacctacaactgctgattaTACAacctgctgacctacaactgcggatcaagtcaaagtctaattgaagaactaaagctctgttgctcaatctactgccatggttcaagcactgctgatcatgacaagtactgttggGTTCACCGCAGTGGAAGGATGTAGCAGCAGTTTATGATTACTTTATTTATtgaattgtaacatcagtagttagcttAAGCAGTGTTTGTACAggtcagttgttagagtttgttaggaggttagatgtcactttcatggtgacgtcagcttagatgctcagtggtctGCAAGTGCCCATAAATAgaacagtattctgtactgttctgttgagctcattcaccatcttctttctgcacgaacaaacactgagctcgggctgagggggagtttgcatatcatacatgcattgtaatcaacatttgaaataaatttaatcatttgattctatgttgaaaatgtatgattgaaagcatttcttctgtttgattgggaaaagtttatttccatttaatttccgctgcacaactcactcataattccatctcaattcaaacacaaatcacaatcaatccaaactcagatcctaacaaactTCATCACCAATGAACCTCTTTTAAGGAACCTCGCGCGACAGTGCACTGGTTCCAAAGAAGAGAACTTAAAAGACAACAATCTTCAAAATCCGCGCGCCAAGATAGAATTAGCATATCCTTGTGCAAGCCCTCATACAACAGAACAGTTGGGATAAAACCCTAATAATATCTCCGCGCAGATATCACCCTGACTTGAACAGAAAAGCACTTTCCTGTTACAATAGAATTTGCAGAAGGCAGAGCCACATAGGATTACAGCTGTAAATCTTCTAGAAGGCTTTATCGTGCAccaccattcggttataaccaCGTGGCATCATCCTGAACTCCCCTCaaagtcacgatgatggcactGAATTGAAGAAAGATCcacacttgcccactttccacgtggcatctccccagccgttgatcatgcccacgatccgtgtgcatacACATCACGTTAGTGATTAACGGTGGAGAAAATAAGCGCTCACGGAAATAACTTTCCATTACATCCTCCGTCAACAGACTTTCCTGCCCAAAATTCGGTTATAAATAAGGATAATTCAGGTATAATTTTAcaagttacattcacttcactttCACTACCACTTCTTCTTCTTTATTGAAAcctatacttattctcacgccagagggtggtcacggagagaacttCCATTCTCCCCATAGCGAGTCTAACGGCTGTTTGTTTTGAAGTGATCGTTCGAAGAAGAAGATAAACCAAACCCCGAATCAAACGAGAGGACTCACCCTTTTATGTAGATCTAAACCCCCTGGTTTAATTGATTCTGATCTAttgaaccagtgtttcttcattggcgcccactgATTTCTCAGTTTTTGTTCACATCTTCTCGTTTTGATTCATTTCTCTTTGATCTATGTTATCCATGGTAGAGATTCCATCAAACCGTCCATCAAGTCCTCGATTTGAAGACAGGGGTAGTTCAGCTCAGGTTATTCAGATCGACGGAATCATGGACAGAACAGCTAACAGCAACAATCACTACTGGGGAAAAAATCTGTTACCCCAGAAATAAGATCCGGAACTCGAATTCATCCAGATCTATCTTCAGAAGAAGCTCCAGCATATTGGTTCAACAAATTTCAGAACACCATAAACGAAATTTTTGTACCAAATTTCAGATCTGAGTCTTTCCATAACAGATCTAATGGTCAGGAACCTCAGGAAGGGTACATGCTTAAGAAGGAATTCAGTGTTCTAGAGATAGACCCACAATCAACGAATCAGTGGGACATCCAACTTAGTAACAATGGGTATCTGGGACCATTCAGATACATAAAACAAAATATGGAGGCTGATAACCATCAGGAAACCAAGGTGCAACAGACAAATATGGTACAAGGAGGACCTTCACGAAGACCACACAAACGGAGTCACAATCAACACTGGCGAGAACAACAAGTAGTCTTCCCTGTCGTTCTAGGGGGTCCTCAGGAAGAACGCCCGGTAATCATTACTGGTATCTTCGGCCACTATCGCACCGATTATATGTTTATAGATCCATGTAGCTCCATGGATATAATTTATGAGCAAAGCTTTAAGCAATTAGACCCAGAGGACAAGGCGCACTTGGAACCAGTCGATTTCCCCTAACTGGTTTCTGCAATGAAGCCGTCTTTCCGTTGGGTCAAATTGCATTCCCTCTCACACTCTCAGATGGTGAGCACTCGCGCACCGTCATAGTCAATTTTATGGTCATGCCAGCAACATCTTGCCATGACGTATTATTAGGAAGACGATCGCAGAGAGAGTTCAGCATGATTACCTCCATTCCACATGCCGCTTGTGGTTTTCCGACGGAAACCGGGGTAGCAATTTTATATTCCAGCAAAGAAGTGATGTATGTGGACGACGAGCCACCAGTAAAGGTTGCCAAACCTTCACCGTCAAACGAActagaaaaatgggttctcaacaaAGACTATCCTGAACAAACCATTTTGTTAGGACACGCCATCTCACCAGAAATTCGCGCAAAATTAAAAGAACTCCTATCTAACAACACGGATATCTTCGCATGGTCCCCAACGGACATGACCGGGGTACCAAGAGAAATAACACAACACTGCTTAAATATCCGACCTTCCGCGGAACCAGTCGCGCAAGGGAAGCGCAGTCTTAGTACAGAAAAAGCAAACGCAGTGAACGAACAAGTAGCTGAACTACTTCAAGCTGGGATCCTGCGCGAAGTACAATACCAAACCTGGGTAGCAAACCCAGTAATGGCACAAAAGCATAACGACGGGTGGCGCATGTGTGTCGACTtcaaagatctcaacaaagcctGCCCGAAAGACTGTTACGCCCTTCCAGAAATAGATAAGAAAGTCGATTCGTTAGCATCCTTCCACTGGAAATGTTTCCTGGATTGCtataaaggataccatcaagtacaaatgaaaaaagaagacgaagacaaaacagcGTTTCGCACAGACAAAGGTATTTTTTGGTATACAAAAATGCCTTTCGGTCTTCGTAATGCAGGCGCCATTTATCAGCGACTGATGGACAAAGTCTTCGGAGACGATATTGGAGTAACAGTAGAAGTTTACATGGATGACCTCGTTATCATGAGTAGGGAAGAAGAATCCATGTTGGCAAAGATTCAGCGCACATTCAATTCCCTGCGCACAAGCTAAACCCGGTGAAATGTTCGTTCGggatggaagaaggcaaattcctagGGTTTATTATAACCAAGGATGGTTGCAAGGTTAACCCAGAAAAGGTGGAAGCCATTCAACTCATGCCGTCACCAGCATCCATCAAAGAGATGCAATGTCTTGCTGGTCGATTAGCAGCACTCAACAGATTTCTTGCAAATCACACCACCAAATCATATCCATTCATCAGTACATTGCGCAACTGCGTCAAAAAGAGTCACTTTCAGTGGACCCCAGAAGCAGAAAAAGGTTTTCAACAAATGAAGGAGTGTCTGATTCAATTACCAACCTTAACGGCTCCGCAAAAAGACGAGCCACTGATCCTATATCTCTCTGCAGCAGAAGTAGCAGTCGGCGCAGTACTAATGGTCGAAAGAGACGGGGTTCAAACTCCGATATACTACATCAGCAAAATGCTAACTGGTCCAGAGACGCGCTATTCTATAATGGAGAAACTCGTCCTTGCATTGGTTCACGCATCACGCAGGTTAAGACGATATTTCTCTGGCCACGTCATCACCGTCCTTACATACTATCATCTTGGACAAATCTTGTCTAAGCTAGATGTTGCAGGACATTTGGCCAAATGGGCTATCGAATTAGGGGGTACAACATCTTATACAAGTCGCGACCAGCTATTAAGGGGCAAGTCTTAGCAGACTTTGTTACCGAAGTCCCCATCGACAAAATCCAGGAGTGCGAGGCAATCCAAAATCCTACCCCAGTCTTTGATGACAGGGTTTGGACGTTACATACAGATGGCGCCTCAAACGATGATGGAGCAGGTGCAGGCCTTCGACTAGTTAGCCCTGACGATCATGAGCTCACGTACGCAATTCGCCTGGATTTCAAAAGTACCTATAACGAAGCAGAGTACGAAGCGTTCCTCGCAGGTCTCCGCCTGGCACTCAAGATGGGAGCAAAGAACCTCGAAGCGCATGTCGATTCCAAATTAGTAGTAGAACAAGTCAACGGTTATTACGACACTAAAGGCGAAGCCATGGCTCTATATTTGGAACAAGCAAGAATCCTTATCAACCAATTTCAAACCTTCAAGATAGTCCACATCAACAGAAGCGAAAACAAACACGCAGATGCGCTAAGCAAACTGGCTGCTATAAGCTTCAAACACCTCGCGAAGGAAGTACGCATCGAGGTATTATCTAACCAATCCGTTCCCTTAAGACAAGTGAACATCATAGAAGTCGGGAATCCATCTTGGATGTCCTCAATCATTACATACTTGCAACATGGGATCCTTCCAGAAGGAAAGGCGGAAGCCAGAAAACTTCAGCACAAGGCATTAAACTACGAAATGGCAGATGGTATCTTGTACCGCAAATCATTCATGGGTCCACTTCTACGCTGCGTAGATAAGACCGATGCACAGTATTTAGTCcacaaaattcatgagggactatGTGGGATCCATGTCGGCCCGCGCATGGTGGTGGCAAAAATCATGAATGCAGGCTACTATTAGCCAGGTATACATGTAGATGCGGTAGAACTCTTGCGCAAGTGCGCAGCATGTCAGCGCCATCCCACAAAGACGCTTTGCCCACAGAACCCTCTGGTCCCAGTCACCTCAGCCTGGCCTTTCCAGCAATGGGGCATCGACCTCGTTAGTCCTTTTCCCGATGTGCCTGGTGTAGTCAAGTTCATAGTAGTAGCAGTAGACTACTTtaccaaatgggtagaagcaaaggcTCTCGCGTCGACTATTGCAATGGTGATCCGcaaattcatatgggaacacatTATTTTTTAATTCGGATTACCATTGCGTATCATTTCTGATAATGGTATAAACTTCGCATCAGAAGACCTacaaaaatggttcaaagaaatgaaCATCGAACACAGCTTTGCTTCTGTGGCGCACCCATAGGCGAATGGGCAAGTTGAGAGCGTAAAGAAGCAGATAGTGGACGGCATAAAAGCAAGGCTAGGAACCGCGCGTAGGGGGTGGGtggatgaactcccaagcatcttatgggcccACCGCACATGCCAAAAACCAGTACATGCGAAACCCCGTTCAGCCTCGtttatggctcagaagcggtaatTCCAGACGAAGTCGGCCTTCCATCACCACGCATGATCGCCATGGAAAAACAAGACAACGAGCAAGAGCGAAGAATTGACCTAGACcttgatcgatgtcgtaaggtcggtcaaaaatatgTTTAAAAGGTGTCCTAATCACCTTTACTAataaagggcaagtagggtgtcgaatccacggggaatcagtggaaagtatgAAAGCTCGTTGTTTGTGACAATTGTCTAAATTAaaactaattgctttttgcaAAAGGTGAGACGGAttatgaaaatgaaattaaattgTAGTTGTAAACAATGATGAGAAaggaccaatctccgggttttcaggttgCGTAGAAAATTGGGTAACTTAAATAATACCAATTGGAAATGACATAGACATGATTTGCTAAacacttgttttgataaataactaacagataatatatttgattgcaatgatccacgatcgaaaccgaaggattgatgcaaatgaatagtaaTCTAATTAATTGCCAATCCTAGATTTCATAAACATCAACGAGTTCAATGGTTAAAGGTTTAAGAACAATGATACTTTAGAATTTAATCCCAAATGTTGATGACCAAACCAAATAACTGATGAATACGTGTGTCTATGACAATCAAACAATCGTTTAATCGGAAACAAGCAACAATAAGATAGATTAACCGAATGATTAATCAAATCTTAATCCAAAAGTTCATAAATATAAATAAACCCAAAGTCTAACACAAACCCTAGTCCCGGAGATGATCACGGGTGGTTTAGCCTCTCATCAGCATGTTGAATTCTTCAATTGGGTCAAAATCAGATTTTGATTTTCGGTTGGAATGATGAATTAAAAGCCTTTAGATCACCAAAAATTGCTCCTTGCTCGTCCTCTTGTCTCCAGAGAAGTCCCCTTGCAGAACCCTAATCTTCTGACTTATAAACTTGGGCCAATTTGGCTGATTTGCGCCACTAACTCGACATGGGCATAGCCTACGCTTAACTGGGCGTAGCCTACGCCTGACAGCATATCTCCACATTGTTTTGCACTTTCCCGCTAGCTCGTTTATCCGTTTTCGATTCCGTCTTTTGTTACCGTCTCACCATCAACCTAAGAATCAATAAAGACCATTAAAAGTAACAATATTCCATGTGAAACAATGATCAAAACCATGCAATTACCTTCTTTAAGCATGCAAAATTAACCAACCCATCAGACCTCCttgaagaaaggcgcgaaaatgCAGCCGTTAACGAAGCCAGGTACAAAtcaaagttagaaaaatactGTAACGCTCGCGTACGTGTGTGCACCTTTGTTCCAGGAGATTTTGTCCTGCGCGAAAATGAGGCTTCCAACGCTGAGAAACCAGGAAAACTCGCGCctaaatgggaaggaccatacgtcATTCATGAAGTCCTGGGTAAAGGCGCATATACTATCAAAAGGCTCGATGGAACGGATGTACCACGCACCtggaatgcgcaacaactgcgcaagtGCTATATGTAACCAACTCATCCATCCAGCATAACAGCCAACGATTGCGTAGGCaacataattattttatttatttactttgtATCTACTGGCCCCTGCGCCTTATCCAATCAAATACAAAGTTCAACTTCTATTATTCTCTATTGTTTATTACAAAATGCATGTAATTTCTTTTGGTAAGAGCGAAAACACTATGGTAAGACTTTACAAGTCTCATGAACGGTCCCCGGGTAGAAGCCCCGCATACAATCGAGACCTAtgttcacacatgagctttataccatCTTTATTCGCTTTACCTAAAAAAAGTAATTATACACATGCAAGACATTGTAATTCAAACATTTCTTATATTAAACACAGTTACTTGCACACCACATCCATTAACAAAAATCTACTTGCACAGCAGTGCATCAAAAAACTACTTGTGCAGAAAGCACAAGAACAAAAGTATACAAGCACAACAGTGCaccaaaaatatttacaaaaaacatacaaaataaacTAGACATCTGGGAACATGGCCAACACCTCCAAAGGGGTATGCAGCGCTTCACCATACCACTCAATAGGGTGAGGGTCAATGATCCATGGGTTCCCACCCTCCCCATCACCCATAGCAGCGGTCGCCATTCGGGCCCCAGCCGGAATTACAGAAGATCGCCCACTCTGACGCTGTTTATACACTATCGAGCACCGACCCCTCCGATCAGCCGGAAAAAACTGCATCAAGACATTCGCTAACAATCGTGTAACACCTGCATCTTCATCATCAACCCCAGCAGGAAATGGGATACCATCTTTCCTTTACAGGGGCAAAACACAGTGCTGGAAAACTCTCCACTTCCGACAGTCTTTTCTGGTGTCAGACTTCCAAGACGGAGCATAGCTTCAGCAGCATCAAGAGTCTTCAAAATCTCGGCGACTCTCCGTGAACAGTATTTTCGACTCATTCTCATATTTACCAAATCCGGTAAAGTAACAACTGCAACATACAGAAGAAATCATAATGATTACTGTCAAATTGCCACTTTCTGAAACGACGGCGCCACAGTAATCATCAATTTTATAAA
This is a stretch of genomic DNA from Helianthus annuus cultivar XRQ/B chromosome 16, HanXRQr2.0-SUNRISE, whole genome shotgun sequence. It encodes these proteins:
- the LOC118488189 gene encoding uncharacterized protein LOC118488189 → MEEGKFLGFIITKDGCKVNPEKVEAIQLMPSPASIKEMQCLAGRLAALNRFLANHTTKSYPFISTLRNCVKKSHFQWTPEAEKGFQQMKECLIQLPTLTAPQKDEPLILYLSAAEVAVGAVLMVERDGVQTPIYYISKMLTGPETRYSIMEKLVLALVHASRRLRRYFSGHVITVLTYYHLGQILSKLDVAGHLAKWAIELGGTTSYTSRDQLLRDGASNDDGAGAGLRLVSPDDHELTYAIRLDFKSTYNEAEYEAFLAGLRLALKMGAKNLEAHVDSKLVVEQVNGYYDTKGEAMALYLEQARILINQFQTFKIVHINRSENKHADALSKLAAISFKHLAKEVRIEVLSNQSVPLRQVNIIEVGNPSWMSSIITYLQHGILPEGKAEARKLQHKALNYEMADGILYRKSFMGPLLRCVDKTDAQYLVHKIHEGLCGIHVGPRMVVAKIMNAGYY